From the genome of Rhodohalobacter sp. SW132:
TTCTGAGCTTGGAATAAAACCAGCGCTCATCTATAAATGGAGAGCGGCCTATGGGGCCGGATCCACGGAGAGTTTTCCAGGAAAGGGAGTGGAGTCGCTAACTCCCCAGCAAGAAGAACTGCGTCGCTTAAAGAATGAACTGGCGGAGACACGTATGGAGCGT
Proteins encoded in this window:
- a CDS encoding transposase encodes the protein MGKKKTRKSYTKQYKLDVIQQSYQRENISELASELGIKPALIYKWRAAYGAGSTESFPGKGVESLTPQQEELRRLKNELAETRMER